A window of Pantoea agglomerans contains these coding sequences:
- a CDS encoding haloacid dehalogenase type II produces the protein MALFKPKYITFDCYGTLINFDMAGAAARCFDDRVAADKMAAFTTDFSRYRLDEVLGAWKPYYDVVSNAIQRTCKKWGVAWDKADSDFIYTDCATWGPHPDVPAGLAKLATEFPLVLLSNSMKDLLPHHIPRLGAPIHLAITAEEVGAYKPQMKGFEYMLQKLNCRPDEILHVSSSFRYDLMTAHDLGITHKAWVNRGHEPANPYYGYSEIPDIGGLPALVGL, from the coding sequence ATGGCTCTGTTTAAACCGAAATACATCACCTTTGACTGTTACGGCACGCTGATTAACTTCGATATGGCGGGCGCGGCGGCGCGCTGCTTTGATGACCGCGTGGCGGCCGATAAGATGGCGGCCTTCACCACCGATTTCTCCCGCTACCGCCTGGATGAAGTGCTGGGTGCCTGGAAGCCTTACTACGACGTGGTGAGCAACGCGATACAGCGCACCTGCAAAAAGTGGGGCGTAGCGTGGGACAAGGCGGACAGCGACTTTATCTACACCGACTGCGCCACCTGGGGGCCGCACCCCGACGTGCCGGCCGGGCTGGCGAAGCTGGCGACCGAGTTCCCGCTGGTGCTGCTCAGCAACTCGATGAAAGATCTGCTGCCGCACCATATTCCGCGGCTGGGCGCGCCGATACACCTGGCGATTACCGCCGAAGAGGTGGGCGCCTACAAACCGCAGATGAAAGGCTTCGAGTATATGCTGCAGAAGCTCAACTGCCGGCCTGACGAGATCCTGCACGTCTCCTCCAGCTTCCGCTACGACCTGATGACGGCGCACGATCTCGGCATCACCCATAAAGCCTGGGTTAATCGCGGTCATGAGCCGGCAAACCCCTACTACGGCTATAGCGAAATCCCTGACATCGGCGGCCTGCCTGCCCTGGTCGGACTCTGA
- the nac gene encoding nitrogen assimilation transcriptional regulator NAC has product MNLRRLKYFVKIVDIGSLTQAAEVLHIAQPALSQQVATLENELDQQLLIRTKRGVTPTEAGKILYAHARTILRQCEQAQTAVVNAGQALSGQVSIGMAPGTAASSLTMPLLQTVREQHPEILVYLHENSGSSLNEKVMSGQLDMAVLYDRAPTAGITSLPLMKEELYLVGATDCPGGSVDLAEVAQMSLFLPRDYSAVRKRVDEAFSLRRLSARIIGEIESLSMLTAAVASGMGVTVLPESAARALVGSTQAWMARINSPALNLPLSLNVSARLPLSPSAQAVKDILLSLLNKPMAEERALLLVS; this is encoded by the coding sequence ATGAACTTAAGACGACTGAAGTACTTTGTGAAAATCGTCGATATTGGCAGTTTGACGCAGGCGGCTGAAGTGCTGCACATCGCGCAACCTGCGCTCAGTCAACAGGTCGCCACGCTGGAGAACGAGCTGGATCAGCAGCTGCTGATTCGCACCAAGCGCGGCGTGACGCCGACCGAAGCCGGTAAGATACTCTATGCGCATGCGCGTACGATTTTGCGGCAGTGCGAACAGGCGCAGACGGCGGTGGTTAACGCCGGACAGGCGCTGAGCGGTCAGGTTTCCATCGGGATGGCGCCGGGTACGGCGGCCTCATCGCTGACTATGCCGCTGCTGCAAACGGTGCGCGAGCAGCACCCGGAGATTCTGGTTTATCTGCATGAAAACAGCGGCAGTTCGCTGAATGAAAAGGTGATGAGCGGCCAGCTGGATATGGCGGTGCTTTACGATCGCGCGCCGACGGCGGGCATCACCAGCCTGCCGCTGATGAAAGAGGAGCTTTATCTGGTCGGCGCCACCGACTGTCCCGGCGGATCGGTAGATTTAGCCGAGGTGGCGCAGATGAGCCTGTTCCTGCCGCGCGACTACAGCGCCGTGCGCAAGCGGGTCGACGAAGCCTTTTCGCTGCGTCGTCTGAGCGCGCGCATTATCGGCGAGATTGAATCGCTGTCGATGCTGACCGCCGCCGTTGCCAGCGGTATGGGCGTCACGGTGCTACCGGAGTCCGCTGCGCGCGCGCTGGTGGGATCGACCCAGGCCTGGATGGCGCGCATCAACAGTCCGGCGCTGAATCTGCCGCTGTCGCTGAACGTGTCGGCGCGTCTGCCGCTCTCGCCGTCCGCGCAGGCGGTAAAGGATATTTTGCTGTCGCTGCTGAATAAGCCGATGGCGGAAGAGCGGGCGCTGCTGCTGGTGAGCTAA
- a CDS encoding aldehyde dehydrogenase family protein, translating into MLSFDPEKVPLPVGHYIDGHHIQTQGTAFAVKRPSDGRVYATLHEADAADVDRAVQAAHQALKTSGWSGCAPRERGRVLRRWADLIEQDSLLAQLEALGSTRPVSDVVQHEIPFTAEAIRFYAECADKYSGDLFPTRDSSLGMLIAEPYGVVGAITPWNFPLSMASWKCGPALAAGNAVVLKPSELTPFSTVRMAELAVQAGLPAGVLNIVQGSGAVTGHALVTHSLVRKVSFTGSTLTGARIMSDVAQHGMKPVTLELGGKSPQLVFDDAGEIEVLAQRILRGFTANGGQACVAGTRLIVQRAIAAPLLDRLATLCSSVRPGVTWRDDSRYAPLIDERQGNKVASVIAAAKAQGAEVLVGGERFADTDEGWFWQPTLLCGVAQDNPAVQQEIFGPVLTVQTFDDEEEGLQLAAHEIYGLCAGVHTLSLPRAMRAIRAIEAGTVWVNRYGRSGDFIIPTGGFLGSGIGKDLGRQAFQACQRQKSVLIDF; encoded by the coding sequence ATGTTAAGTTTCGACCCTGAAAAAGTTCCGCTTCCTGTCGGCCACTATATTGACGGCCATCACATTCAGACCCAGGGGACGGCGTTTGCGGTGAAACGTCCCTCGGACGGCAGAGTCTACGCCACGCTGCATGAGGCTGACGCCGCCGACGTTGACCGTGCGGTGCAGGCGGCGCACCAGGCGCTGAAAACCAGCGGCTGGTCAGGCTGCGCACCGCGCGAGCGGGGCCGGGTGCTGCGCCGCTGGGCCGATCTGATCGAGCAGGACAGCCTGCTGGCGCAGCTGGAGGCGCTGGGATCCACGCGCCCCGTCAGCGATGTGGTGCAGCATGAAATTCCCTTTACCGCTGAGGCGATCCGCTTCTACGCCGAGTGCGCCGACAAGTACAGCGGCGATCTCTTTCCGACGCGCGACAGCAGCCTTGGCATGCTGATCGCCGAGCCGTATGGCGTCGTGGGCGCCATTACGCCGTGGAATTTTCCGCTGTCGATGGCCTCGTGGAAATGCGGGCCGGCGCTGGCGGCAGGCAACGCGGTGGTGCTGAAACCCTCTGAACTGACGCCGTTCTCGACGGTGCGCATGGCGGAACTGGCGGTGCAGGCCGGCCTGCCGGCCGGGGTGCTCAATATTGTGCAGGGCAGTGGGGCGGTAACCGGCCATGCGCTGGTGACGCATTCGCTGGTGCGCAAGGTCTCCTTTACCGGCTCGACCCTGACCGGCGCGCGCATTATGAGCGACGTGGCGCAGCACGGCATGAAGCCGGTGACGCTGGAGCTGGGCGGCAAAAGCCCGCAGCTGGTGTTTGACGACGCGGGCGAAATCGAAGTGCTGGCGCAGCGCATCCTGCGCGGCTTTACCGCTAACGGCGGGCAGGCGTGCGTCGCGGGCACTCGCCTGATTGTGCAGCGCGCCATCGCCGCGCCGCTGCTCGATCGCCTCGCAACCCTGTGCAGCAGCGTGCGCCCCGGCGTCACCTGGCGCGACGACAGCCGCTACGCGCCGCTGATCGACGAACGCCAGGGGAATAAAGTCGCCTCGGTGATCGCCGCCGCGAAAGCGCAGGGCGCGGAGGTGCTGGTCGGCGGTGAGCGTTTCGCCGACACCGACGAGGGCTGGTTCTGGCAGCCGACGCTGCTGTGCGGCGTCGCTCAGGACAACCCGGCGGTGCAGCAGGAGATCTTCGGTCCGGTGCTGACGGTGCAGACCTTCGACGATGAAGAAGAGGGGCTGCAGCTGGCGGCGCACGAGATTTACGGCCTGTGCGCGGGGGTGCATACCCTGAGCCTGCCGCGCGCCATGCGCGCCATACGCGCCATCGAGGCGGGCACGGTCTGGGTAAACCGCTATGGCCGCTCTGGCGATTTCATCATTCCCACCGGCGGCTTTCTCGGCTCCGGCATCGGCAAAGATCTGGGGCGGCAGGCATTTCAGGCCTGCCAGCGCCAGAAAAGCGTACTGATCGATTTTTAA
- a CDS encoding NAD(P)/FAD-dependent oxidoreductase, with protein sequence MKLESFWQATAPSFHGAAERALPSHADVVVIGGGFTGVSAALSLARSGLDVVLLEGGGMMSQASARNGGHCNTGVAQNFASLVASQGIEKATRFYRAYDDAVSYVEQLVRDERIDCDFRLCGKLKLASKASHFAGLREAWALMRRTVDPEIELLDQTAIRREVNSDAFHGGLLQKRGGQMHMGKFGIGLAEAAARSGAKIFPHHAVTGLTRLDGYRHRVQTARGEILADKVLMATGCSNVGPFRWFQRRIVPVGSFIVVTEPLGDALIRQVLPQDRTYVTSLNLGNYFRTTADRRLVFGGRARFAVSNPTSDSRSGEILQATLASLFPPLAQARIDYCWGGMVDMSADRLPHAGEHDGLFYSMGYSGHGTQMSVWMGAVMADLIAEKSNRNPWQRDAWPALPGYHGKPWFLPLAGLYYKAKDRFS encoded by the coding sequence ATGAAACTCGAATCGTTCTGGCAGGCGACCGCGCCCTCGTTTCACGGCGCGGCGGAAAGGGCACTGCCGTCGCACGCCGACGTGGTGGTGATCGGCGGCGGCTTTACCGGCGTCTCGGCGGCGCTGAGCCTGGCGCGCAGCGGCCTTGACGTGGTGCTGCTGGAGGGCGGCGGCATGATGAGCCAGGCCTCGGCGCGCAACGGCGGCCACTGCAATACCGGGGTGGCACAGAACTTCGCCTCGCTGGTAGCGAGCCAGGGCATCGAGAAAGCCACGCGCTTCTACCGCGCCTACGACGACGCGGTAAGCTACGTCGAACAGCTGGTGCGCGACGAGCGGATCGACTGCGATTTCCGCCTGTGCGGCAAGCTCAAGCTCGCCAGCAAGGCGTCCCATTTCGCCGGGCTGCGCGAGGCCTGGGCGCTGATGCGTCGCACCGTCGATCCGGAGATTGAGCTGCTCGACCAGACGGCGATCCGCCGCGAAGTGAACAGCGACGCCTTTCACGGCGGGCTGCTGCAAAAGCGCGGCGGCCAGATGCATATGGGCAAGTTCGGCATTGGGCTGGCGGAAGCGGCGGCGCGCAGCGGGGCGAAGATTTTCCCGCACCACGCCGTGACCGGCCTGACCCGCCTTGACGGCTATCGCCACCGCGTGCAGACCGCCAGAGGAGAGATCCTCGCCGACAAGGTGCTGATGGCGACCGGCTGCTCCAACGTCGGCCCTTTTCGCTGGTTCCAGCGGCGCATCGTGCCGGTGGGCAGCTTTATCGTGGTGACGGAGCCGCTGGGCGACGCGTTAATCCGCCAGGTGCTGCCGCAGGATCGCACCTACGTCACCTCACTTAACCTCGGCAACTACTTTCGCACCACCGCCGACCGTCGGCTGGTGTTCGGCGGCCGCGCGCGCTTCGCGGTCAGCAATCCCACCTCTGATTCACGCAGCGGTGAAATTCTACAGGCCACGCTGGCCAGCCTCTTTCCGCCGCTGGCGCAGGCGCGCATCGACTACTGCTGGGGCGGCATGGTGGATATGTCCGCCGATCGGCTGCCGCATGCGGGCGAGCATGACGGCCTGTTCTACTCCATGGGCTACAGCGGTCACGGCACACAGATGTCGGTGTGGATGGGGGCGGTAATGGCCGATCTCATCGCGGAAAAAAGCAACCGCAATCCCTGGCAGCGCGACGCCTGGCCCGCACTGCCGGGCTATCACGGCAAGCCGTGGTTTTTGCCGCTGGCCGGACTCTATTACAAAGCCAAAGATCGTTTCTCTTGA
- a CDS encoding O-methyltransferase, with amino-acid sequence MSDHMWRAVDDYFIQTLVKPDATLASVLARNAAAGLPPIDVAANQGKLLYLLARMMNASRILEIGTLGGYSTLWLARALPKNGKIVTLEFSPQHAQVARENFAEAGVTDKVELLVGPALESLPQLQGPFDMIFIDADKRNNPHYLRWALQLARVGSVIIGDNVVRSGRIVDSQSADENVQGLRQYLRDVGESPHLTATALQTVGSKGWDGLQLAIVESLPD; translated from the coding sequence ATGAGCGATCATATGTGGCGAGCGGTGGATGATTACTTTATCCAGACGCTGGTCAAACCCGATGCGACGCTGGCGTCGGTGCTGGCACGTAACGCCGCCGCCGGTCTGCCGCCGATCGACGTAGCGGCCAACCAGGGCAAGCTGCTCTACCTGCTGGCGCGCATGATGAACGCCTCACGCATTCTGGAGATCGGCACTCTGGGCGGCTACAGCACGCTGTGGCTGGCGCGCGCCCTGCCGAAGAACGGCAAAATCGTGACGCTGGAGTTTTCGCCGCAGCATGCGCAGGTGGCGCGCGAGAATTTCGCCGAGGCGGGCGTAACCGATAAAGTTGAGCTTCTGGTGGGGCCGGCGCTGGAGAGCCTGCCGCAGCTGCAGGGGCCGTTCGATATGATCTTTATCGATGCGGACAAGCGCAATAATCCACACTACCTGCGCTGGGCGCTGCAGCTGGCGCGCGTCGGCAGCGTGATTATTGGCGATAACGTGGTGCGCAGCGGACGGATCGTCGATTCGCAGTCCGCAGATGAAAACGTACAGGGGCTACGGCAGTACCTGCGCGACGTCGGCGAGAGTCCGCACCTGACGGCTACCGCGCTGCAAACCGTCGGCAGCAAAGGCTGGGATGGCCTGCAGCTGGCCATCGTCGAGTCGCTGCCGGATTAG
- a CDS encoding NAD-dependent succinate-semialdehyde dehydrogenase: MSRLQLKDSSLLRQQALFDGRWQDARNGETLPVVDPATRETLATIPALGRAETEAAIACADAVRIAWGKTPNASRAALLEKWHQLILDNAEDLATIMTAEQGKPLAEAKGEVLYGASFVKWFAEEARRIYGDTIPAPSEDRRILVLKQPVGVAAAITPWNFPIAMITRKVAPALAAGCPIIVKPSELTPLSALALAVLAERAGFPAGVLQVVTGLPAEIGAALTGSPLVRKISFTGSTRIGQLLMQQSADSVKRLSLELGGNAPFIVFDDADIDIAVAGVMVSKFRNAGQTCVCANRILVQRGIYPRFAAKLLEAVATLKVGDGFAVGSTIGPLINDRAVEKVNGHIEDALRQGAELLTGGASHGNGTWVQPTVLGKVTTQMRIAHEETFGPVAPLFIFDKEEEAIAMANDTPFGLGAYFFTENIRRAWRVAESLEFGMVGFNTGAISLEVAPFGGVKLSGIGREGSRYGIEEYLEQKAFHIGSLN, encoded by the coding sequence ATGTCGCGTCTTCAACTAAAAGATTCCAGTCTGCTGCGCCAGCAGGCGCTGTTTGACGGCCGCTGGCAGGATGCACGCAACGGCGAAACCTTGCCGGTGGTCGATCCCGCCACGCGTGAAACGCTGGCGACCATTCCGGCGCTGGGCCGTGCAGAGACGGAAGCGGCCATCGCCTGCGCCGACGCGGTGCGCATCGCCTGGGGCAAAACCCCCAACGCCAGCCGCGCCGCGCTGCTGGAGAAGTGGCACCAGCTGATCCTCGATAACGCCGAGGATCTGGCGACCATTATGACCGCCGAGCAGGGCAAGCCGCTGGCGGAGGCGAAAGGCGAGGTGCTGTACGGCGCCAGCTTTGTGAAATGGTTCGCCGAGGAGGCGCGCCGCATCTACGGCGATACCATCCCGGCGCCGAGTGAGGATCGCCGTATCCTGGTGCTGAAACAGCCGGTCGGCGTGGCGGCAGCCATCACGCCGTGGAACTTCCCCATCGCCATGATCACCCGTAAAGTCGCTCCCGCGCTGGCGGCAGGCTGCCCGATTATCGTGAAGCCGTCGGAGCTGACGCCGCTGTCGGCGCTGGCGCTGGCGGTGCTGGCGGAGCGCGCCGGCTTCCCGGCTGGCGTACTGCAGGTGGTGACCGGCCTGCCAGCAGAGATCGGCGCGGCGCTCACCGGCAGCCCCCTGGTACGCAAGATCTCGTTCACCGGCTCGACGCGCATTGGTCAGCTGCTGATGCAGCAGAGCGCCGACAGCGTAAAGCGGCTGAGCCTGGAGCTGGGCGGCAATGCCCCTTTTATTGTTTTCGACGATGCCGATATCGATATCGCAGTGGCGGGCGTGATGGTCAGCAAATTCCGCAACGCCGGACAGACCTGCGTCTGCGCCAACCGTATTCTGGTGCAGCGCGGCATCTATCCGCGCTTCGCGGCGAAGCTGCTTGAAGCGGTTGCCACGCTGAAGGTGGGCGACGGCTTTGCGGTCGGCAGCACGATCGGTCCGCTGATCAACGACCGGGCGGTAGAGAAAGTTAACGGCCATATTGAGGATGCGCTGCGCCAGGGCGCGGAGCTGCTGACCGGCGGCGCCAGCCACGGCAACGGCACCTGGGTGCAGCCGACGGTGCTTGGCAAGGTCACGACGCAGATGCGTATCGCCCATGAAGAGACCTTTGGGCCGGTCGCGCCGCTGTTTATCTTTGATAAGGAAGAAGAGGCGATTGCGATGGCCAACGATACGCCCTTTGGCCTGGGAGCCTATTTTTTCACCGAAAATATTCGTCGCGCCTGGCGCGTGGCGGAATCGCTGGAATTTGGCATGGTCGGCTTTAATACCGGCGCAATCTCATTAGAAGTGGCGCCGTTCGGCGGCGTAAAATTATCAGGAATAGGCCGGGAAGGGTCGCGCTACGGCATCGAAGAATATCTGGAACAGAAAGCGTTTCATATTGGCAGCCTGAATTAA
- the cbl gene encoding HTH-type transcriptional regulator Cbl encodes MNFQQLKIIREAARCEFNLTEVANTLFTSQSGVSRHIRDLEDELGVEIFIRRGKRLLGMTEPGKALLTIAERILDEAGKVRRLADVFTNETSGILTIATTHTQARYSLPRVIKAFRQLYPNVRLELNQGSPQEIVAMLLAGEADVGIASELLVNNPSLAAFPWFSWHHALLVPSDHELVQQQPVSLGTLSRYPLITYRQGITGRSRVDRAFQAAGLKPDIVLSAQDSDVVKTYVELGLGVGILADQACDIQPEESLVRIDARHLFDANTVWLGLKRGQLQRNYVWQFMELCNANLSLEEIKRQALSYQSVEEPAIDFQI; translated from the coding sequence GTGAATTTCCAGCAACTTAAAATCATCCGTGAGGCTGCGCGCTGCGAGTTCAATCTGACGGAAGTGGCAAACACGCTATTTACCTCGCAGTCAGGCGTGAGCCGCCATATCCGCGATCTGGAAGATGAGCTGGGCGTTGAGATTTTTATCCGCCGCGGCAAGCGCCTGCTGGGCATGACGGAACCGGGTAAAGCGCTGCTGACCATTGCCGAACGCATCCTCGACGAGGCGGGAAAAGTACGCCGCCTGGCGGATGTCTTTACCAACGAAACCAGCGGCATTCTCACTATCGCCACCACCCACACTCAGGCGCGCTACAGCCTGCCGCGGGTCATCAAAGCGTTTCGTCAGCTCTATCCTAACGTGCGTCTGGAGCTTAACCAGGGATCGCCGCAGGAGATCGTTGCCATGCTGTTGGCAGGCGAAGCGGACGTTGGTATCGCCAGCGAACTGCTGGTGAACAATCCCAGCCTGGCGGCCTTTCCCTGGTTCAGCTGGCACCATGCGCTGCTGGTACCCAGCGATCACGAACTGGTGCAGCAGCAGCCGGTTTCGCTCGGCACGCTGAGCCGCTATCCGCTGATAACCTATCGCCAGGGCATTACCGGGCGCTCGCGCGTCGATCGTGCCTTTCAGGCCGCTGGCCTCAAGCCGGATATCGTGCTGAGCGCGCAGGATTCAGACGTGGTGAAAACCTATGTCGAACTGGGCCTCGGCGTCGGCATCCTTGCCGATCAGGCGTGCGACATTCAGCCGGAAGAGTCGCTGGTGCGCATCGACGCGCGCCATCTGTTTGACGCCAATACCGTCTGGCTTGGCCTGAAGCGCGGCCAGCTGCAGCGCAACTATGTGTGGCAGTTCATGGAGCTGTGCAACGCCAACCTGTCGCTGGAGGAGATCAAACGTCAGGCGCTCTCTTATCAAAGCGTAGAAGAGCCGGCGATCGACTTTCAGATCTAA
- a CDS encoding Hcp family type VI secretion system effector — translation MSNPAYLWLTDENGSPIVGPSLVSGREGAIELKSFTHNVNIPVNGNTGRLTGTRVHMPIMFQKEFDRVTPLLFRALSTGKTLHSATIKMYQINEAGREQEYFNIILQGVKLIAITPDLYPGAQTGTHLETVLLRYEKITWKHCDGNIVFTDAWNERATY, via the coding sequence ATGTCTAATCCAGCTTACCTGTGGTTAACCGATGAAAATGGATCGCCAATAGTTGGGCCGTCGCTTGTGTCAGGCCGTGAAGGGGCGATTGAGCTAAAATCCTTTACCCACAACGTCAACATTCCTGTCAATGGCAACACCGGAAGATTAACAGGAACGCGCGTTCATATGCCGATTATGTTTCAGAAGGAGTTCGATCGCGTTACCCCCCTGCTCTTTCGCGCGTTAAGCACGGGTAAAACGCTCCACTCCGCGACGATTAAAATGTATCAGATTAACGAGGCGGGTAGAGAGCAGGAATATTTTAATATTATTCTTCAGGGCGTAAAGCTGATCGCCATAACGCCCGATCTCTATCCCGGTGCGCAGACCGGCACGCATCTCGAAACGGTTCTCTTACGCTATGAGAAAATTACCTGGAAGCATTGCGACGGAAATATTGTCTTCACCGACGCATGGAATGAGCGAGCAACTTATTAA